In a genomic window of Streptomyces katrae:
- the rfbC gene encoding dTDP-4-dehydrorhamnose 3,5-epimerase → MRELTIAGAFEIVPQVHGDQRGLFTEWYRFDRLAEAVGRPLSLAQANLSVSAKGVVRGIHFADVPPGQAKYVTCVRGAVWDVVVDLRVGSPTFGRWEGIRLDDIERRAVCLPEGLGHGFCALTDDATLTYLCSTTYRPTAEHAVHPLDPDLGIEWPADAPLLSARDAAAPSWAEAVVGGMLPSYDVCLAEGIYSCRPPRTDLRSEGRAARMPDRTPIE, encoded by the coding sequence ATCCGCGAGTTGACGATCGCCGGCGCGTTCGAGATCGTCCCGCAGGTGCACGGCGACCAGCGCGGGCTGTTCACCGAGTGGTACCGCTTCGACCGGCTGGCGGAGGCGGTGGGCAGGCCGCTATCACTGGCCCAGGCCAATCTTTCGGTGTCCGCCAAGGGCGTGGTGCGCGGCATCCACTTCGCCGACGTGCCACCCGGGCAGGCCAAGTACGTCACCTGCGTGCGCGGTGCGGTGTGGGACGTGGTGGTCGACCTGAGGGTCGGCTCGCCCACCTTCGGCCGTTGGGAGGGCATCCGGCTGGACGACATCGAGCGTCGGGCGGTCTGTCTCCCCGAGGGGCTGGGCCATGGCTTCTGCGCGCTCACCGACGACGCGACCCTGACGTACCTGTGCTCGACGACGTACCGGCCGACCGCCGAGCACGCGGTCCATCCGCTCGATCCCGACCTGGGCATCGAGTGGCCGGCCGACGCACCGCTGCTCTCCGCCCGGGACGCGGCGGCACCGTCGTGGGCCGAGGCGGTGGTGGGGGGGATGCTGCCGTCGTACGACGTATGCCTGGCGGAGGGCATCTATTCTTGCCGTCCGCCCCGGACAGACCTCAGGAGCGAAGGACGAGCAGCCCGAATGCCGGACCGTACGCCAATTGAATGA
- the rfbB gene encoding dTDP-glucose 4,6-dehydratase: MRILVTGGAGFIGSEFVRSVLNADSESRITVLDNFTYSGVGENLAPVAHHPGYACVRGDICDVETVDAVMPGHDAVVHFAAESHVDRSIDGAAAFVRTNVTGTQVLLDAARKHGVGRFVHVSTDEVYGSIGKGSWTEESPLAPNSPYSASKAGSDLLALACHRTHGLDVVVTRCSNNYGSHQFPEKVIPLFTTHLLEGKKVPLYGDGGNVRDWLHVSDHCHAIELVLRGGRAGEVYHIGGGSEITNKELTGMLLEATGHGWDMVREVPDRKGHDRRYSLDITKIQQELGYRPQISFADGLAATVNWYRENRAWWEPLKSRAALT; this comes from the coding sequence ATGCGCATCCTGGTTACCGGCGGCGCCGGGTTTATCGGTTCCGAGTTCGTCCGCTCCGTGCTGAATGCGGACTCCGAGAGCAGAATCACCGTCCTGGACAACTTCACCTATTCGGGCGTCGGGGAAAACCTCGCGCCGGTGGCTCACCATCCCGGGTACGCCTGCGTGCGCGGTGACATCTGCGACGTGGAGACGGTGGACGCCGTGATGCCGGGCCACGACGCGGTGGTCCACTTCGCCGCCGAGTCCCACGTCGACCGCTCGATCGATGGCGCGGCAGCGTTCGTACGGACCAACGTCACCGGCACCCAGGTGCTGCTGGATGCCGCCCGCAAGCACGGCGTCGGCCGGTTCGTGCACGTCTCCACCGACGAGGTGTACGGCTCGATCGGCAAGGGCTCATGGACGGAGGAGTCGCCGCTCGCCCCCAACTCGCCGTACTCCGCGTCAAAAGCCGGCTCCGACCTGCTGGCACTCGCCTGCCACCGCACGCACGGCCTGGACGTCGTGGTGACCCGCTGCTCCAACAACTACGGGTCCCACCAGTTCCCGGAGAAGGTCATCCCCCTCTTCACCACGCACCTGCTCGAGGGGAAGAAGGTGCCGCTGTACGGGGACGGCGGCAACGTCCGCGACTGGCTGCACGTCTCCGACCACTGCCACGCCATCGAACTGGTGCTCCGCGGCGGCCGGGCCGGCGAGGTCTACCACATCGGCGGCGGAAGCGAGATCACGAACAAGGAGCTCACCGGCATGCTGCTCGAGGCAACCGGACACGGCTGGGACATGGTCCGGGAGGTGCCCGACCGAAAGGGACACGACCGGCGCTACTCCCTCGACATCACCAAGATCCAACAAGAGTTGGGCTACCGGCCGCAGATCTCCTTCGCGGACGGCCTGGCCGCGACCGTCAACTGGTATCGCGAGAACCGTGCCTGGTGGGAGCCGCTGAAGAGCCGGGCGGCACTGACGTGA
- the rfbA gene encoding glucose-1-phosphate thymidylyltransferase RfbA, translating to MRGILLAGGTGSRLWPLTRSVSKQLLPVFDKPMIYYPISTLVMAGISEILIVTTAGDQPQFRRLLGDGSQWGLRLEYAVQVRPEGIAQALVLGADFIGDGPVALILGDNIFHGSGLGTRLAQHSDMKGGRVFAYPVADPSAYGVVEFDELGQVLSIEEKPARPKSRYAVPGLYFYDNRAVEIAQGLRPSARGELEITEVNRAYLDTGELYVTPLDRGTAWLDTGTFASMVQASEFVRVIEERQGLKVGCVEETVWRSGLVGDSQLRLLAEPLLHSGYGQYLLGLLEEGVR from the coding sequence ATGCGAGGCATTCTGTTGGCCGGTGGCACTGGTTCCCGCTTGTGGCCGCTTACTCGATCGGTATCCAAACAACTGCTGCCGGTCTTCGATAAACCGATGATTTACTATCCTATTTCTACCCTGGTCATGGCCGGCATCAGTGAAATCCTGATCGTCACCACGGCCGGCGACCAGCCCCAGTTCCGCCGCCTGCTCGGCGACGGCAGCCAATGGGGCCTCCGCCTTGAATACGCGGTGCAGGTACGCCCGGAGGGCATCGCGCAAGCCCTCGTGCTCGGTGCGGATTTCATCGGGGACGGCCCTGTCGCCCTGATCCTGGGCGACAACATCTTCCACGGCAGCGGCCTCGGCACCAGGCTCGCCCAGCACTCCGACATGAAGGGCGGCAGGGTGTTCGCCTACCCCGTCGCCGACCCGTCGGCGTACGGGGTGGTGGAGTTCGACGAGCTGGGCCAGGTGCTGAGCATCGAGGAGAAGCCGGCCCGTCCGAAATCCAGGTACGCGGTGCCCGGACTGTACTTCTACGACAACCGGGCGGTGGAGATCGCCCAAGGCCTTCGCCCCAGCGCTCGTGGGGAGTTGGAGATCACGGAGGTCAACCGGGCCTATCTGGACACCGGCGAGCTCTACGTCACCCCCCTCGACCGGGGCACGGCCTGGCTGGACACCGGGACCTTCGCCTCGATGGTCCAGGCCTCGGAGTTCGTCCGGGTGATCGAGGAGCGGCAGGGCCTCAAAGTCGGCTGCGTCGAAGAGACGGTCTGGCGGTCCGGACTCGTCGGCGACTCCCAACTGCGCCTGCTGGCAGAACCGCTGCTCCACAGCGGCTACGGCCAGTACCTTCTCGGGCTGCTCGAGGAGGGTGTGCGGTGA
- a CDS encoding beta strand repeat-containing protein gives MESLSALRTGAALTSLGTGTALETLRALRTDVALAALRAGAALNALRAHSSLGALGTGTALETLETLRALGALGSGAALEALEPLRALRADVALAALRAGAALNALRAHSSLGALGTGTALETLETLAALGALGSGVTLGALIALRALRADIALAALRAGAALNALRAHSSLGALGTGTALETLETLAALGALGSGVTLRALIALRALRANAALTALRTGGALNALRAYSPLGTLGTGTALETLETLAALGALGSGVTLRALIALRALRANAALTALRTGGALNALRAYSPLGTLGTGTALETLETLAALGALGSGVTLRALIALIALRANAALTALRTGGALNALRAHSPLGTLGTGTALETLETLRPLGALRSGVTLRALIALRALRANAALTALRTGGALNALRAHSPLATLGTSTALETLETLRPLAALRAGVTLRALIALRTLRANAALTALRTGAALDALRAYSPLATLGTSTALETLETLRPLGALRAGVTLRALIALRTLRAYTALTALRTGAALNALRAHSPLATLGTSTALETLETLRALAALAALCAGVALETLAALCALCAGVALEPLTALDSGVALAALAALRADIALASLAADFPLAALDAGSTLEPLAALGTLTALEPLDTSFALTALTALETLGAGAALTALRAGSRTTRTALRTLETLRTDTTLSTLNTGATLDTGTTLAASDALRPRRAHVALRPLTALTAGTTLTSLSSGATLNALAALGPGTALAPLGSDSLGSLRTGVALEPLTALGSLRTGVALEPLAALGSGVALCALASLAACTALAALSASGALAALTSLRSRVTLAALDSGTALAALRPDTTLAALRALVALAALASLAACTALAALRAGGALAALIALRADIALAALDSGTALAALRPGTTLAALGSGVALCALASLAACTALAALRASGALAALTSLRPRITLASLNSGTALATLRPDTTLAALRALVALTALASLAACTALAALSTGGALAALTSLRSRVTLAALDSGTALAALRPDTTLAALRALVALAALASLAACTALAALRAGGALAALIALRADIALAALDSGTALAALRPGTTLAALGSGVALCALASLAACTALAALRASGALAALTSLRPRITLASLNSGTALATLRPDTTLAALRALVALTALTSLAACTALAALSTGGALAALTSLRADIALASLNSGTALATLRPDTTLAALRALVALTALTSLAARTALAALSTGGALAALTSLRPRITLAALDSGTALAALRPGTALGALGSGVALCALAALGSGVALAALRPGTALAPLETLRPHIALATLDSGVALAALAALRADIALAALAADFPLATLDAGPSLEPLAALGTLTALEPLDTSFTLTALTALETLGAGAALTALRAGSRTTRTTLRTLETLRTDTTLSTLHTGATLDTGTTLAASDALRPRRAHVALRPLTALTAGTTLTSLSSGATLNALAALGSGTALVALRPETALAALAAGAAFGALAALRSWTALAALAAGTALEALAALRALAALASLRPRIALAALHTGTALAALAAYIALTALTSLRSRVTLAALHTGTALAALGSRTTLAALTSLRPRIALTALRTRTTLTALRALVALTALTSLRPRITLTALHTRTALAALGSRTALAALTSLRPGIALTALRSRTALAALRALVALTALTSLRPRIALAALHTGTALAALGSRTTLAALTSLRPGIALTALHTGTALAALAAYIALTALTSLRSRVTLAALHTGTALAALGSRTTLAALTSLRPRIALTALRTRTTLTALRALVALTALTSLRPRITLTALHTRTALAALGSRTALAALTSLRPGVALAALRSGTALAALAAYIALTALTSLRPRVTLTALHTGTALAALGARTTLAALTSLRPRIALTALRTRTTLTALRALVALTALTSLRPRITLTALHTRTALAALAADIALTAFAALWTDTALASLRTGVALTALDSGAPLEPLAALEALAALVPLGAGVALDSLAALAALESLGAGAALTALRAGSRTTRTALRTLETLRADTALGTLNTGATLDTGTTLGARDALRSWRAGVALKTLTALASLGSDPALIALISLRAGVSLTALRARTALVALRPGTALTALATLGSGGPLATLRAGVTLTALRPETALTARTSLRAGIALTALGSGTALVALRPGTALAALATLDSGGPLATLRTGITLTALRPETALTARTSLRPSIALTALGSGTALVALRPGTALVSLAALASGGPLTSLRAGVTLTALRPETALTALGTGTTLAALTALGSGTALVALRAETALVSLAALASGGPLTSLRTGASLTALRPKTALTARTSLRAGVSLTALRARTALVALRAETALAALAALASGGPLATLRAGVTLTALRPKTALTALGTGTTLAALTALGPGTALVALRPGTALAALAALASGSPLTSLRARVTLTALRPKTALTALGTGTTLAALTALGPGTALVALRPGTALVSLAALASGSPLTSLRTGVTLTALRPKTALTALGTGTTLAALTALGSGTALVALRPETALVSLAALASGGPLTSLRTGASLTALRPKTALTALTSLRACHTLVALGPGALRTLTALGALTALGALGPGALTALRALESLRALEALGALRALGALRALGALGALGTGVRARVLMRLAIARPMPAWFVPVATVVTMATLITMATLITVATVTTVATMATVITVATMTTMTTIVTVTTVATMTTVATVTTVVIGPPRWAGLEVGTQSTVRAWHTDGVIDGRSCRVGWSGR, from the coding sequence GGAAACCCTGGCTGCCTTGGGTGCCCTGGGCTCCGGTGTCACCCTGGGAGCCCTGATTGCCCTGCGCGCCCTGCGCGCCGACATTGCCTTGGCTGCCTTGCGCGCCGGTGCTGCCCTGAACGCCCTGCGCGCCCACAGCTCCCTGGGTGCCCTGGGCACCGGTACCGCCCTGGAAACCCTGGAAACCCTGGCTGCCTTGGGTGCCCTGGGCTCCGGTGTCACCCTGCGAGCCCTGATTGCCCTGCGCGCCCTGCGCGCCAACGCCGCCCTGACTGCCCTGCGCACCGGCGGTGCCCTGAACGCCTTGCGCGCCTACAGCCCCTTGGGCACCCTGGGCACCGGTACCGCCCTGGAAACCCTGGAAACCCTGGCTGCCTTGGGTGCCCTGGGCTCCGGTGTCACCCTGCGAGCCCTGATTGCCCTGCGCGCCCTGCGCGCCAACGCCGCCCTGACTGCCCTGCGCACCGGCGGTGCCCTGAACGCCTTGCGCGCCTACAGCCCCTTGGGCACCCTGGGCACCGGTACCGCCCTGGAAACCCTGGAAACCCTGGCTGCCTTGGGTGCCCTGGGCTCCGGTGTCACCCTGCGAGCCCTGATTGCCCTGATTGCCCTGCGCGCCAACGCCGCCCTGACTGCCCTGCGCACCGGCGGTGCCCTGAACGCCTTGCGCGCCCACAGCCCCTTGGGCACCCTGGGCACCGGTACCGCCCTGGAAACCCTGGAAACCCTGCGCCCCCTGGGAGCCCTGCGCTCCGGTGTCACCCTGCGAGCCCTGATTGCCCTGCGCGCCCTGCGCGCCAACGCCGCCCTGACTGCCCTGCGCACCGGCGGTGCCCTGAACGCCCTGCGCGCCCACAGCCCCTTGGCCACCCTGGGCACCAGTACCGCCCTGGAAACCCTGGAAACCCTGCGCCCCCTGGCTGCCCTGCGCGCCGGTGTCACCCTGCGAGCCCTGATTGCCCTGCGCACCCTGCGCGCCAACGCCGCCCTGACTGCCCTGCGCACCGGTGCTGCCCTGGACGCCTTGCGCGCCTACAGCCCCTTGGCCACCCTGGGCACCAGTACCGCCCTGGAAACCCTGGAAACCCTGCGCCCCCTGGGAGCCCTGCGCGCCGGTGTCACCCTGCGAGCCCTGATTGCCCTGCGCACCCTGCGCGCCTACACCGCCCTGACTGCCCTGCGCACCGGTGCTGCCCTGAACGCCCTGCGCGCCCACAGCCCCTTGGCCACCCTGGGCACCAGTACCGCCCTGGAAACCCTGGAAACCCTGCGTGCCCTGGCTGCCCTGGCTGCCCTGTGCGCCGGTGTCGCCCTGGAAACCCTGGCTGCCTTGTGTGCCTTGTGTGCCGGTGTCGCCCTGGAACCCTTGACTGCCTTGGACTCCGGCGTCGCCCTGGCTGCCCTGGCTGCCCTGCGGGCCGATATCGCCCTGGCTTCCCTGGCTGCCGACTTCCCCCTGGCTGCCCTGGACGCCGGCTCCACCCTGGAACCCCTGGCTGCCCTGGGAACCCTGACTGCCCTGGAACCCCTGGACACCAGTTTCGCCCTGACTGCCCTGACTGCCCTGGAAACCCTGGGCGCCGGGGCTGCCCTGACTGCCCTGCGGGCCGGCTCCCGAACCACCCGGACTGCCCTGCGCACCCTGGAAACCCTGCGGACCGATACCACCCTGAGCACCCTGAACACCGGCGCCACCCTGGACACCGGGACCACCCTGGCTGCCAGCGACGCCCTGAGACCCCGGCGTGCCCATGTCGCCCTGCGCCCCCTGACTGCCCTGACTGCCGGAACCACCCTGACTTCCCTGAGCTCCGGTGCCACCCTGAATGCCCTGGCTGCCCTGGGCCCCGGTACCGCCCTGGCTCCCCTGGGTTCCGATTCCCTGGGTTCCTTGCGCACCGGTGTCGCCCTGGAACCCCTGACTGCCCTGGGTTCCTTGCGCACCGGTGTCGCCCTGGAACCCCTGGCTGCCCTGGGCTCCGGCGTCGCCTTGTGTGCCCTGGCTTCCCTGGCTGCCTGTACTGCCCTGGCTGCCCTGAGCGCCAGCGGTGCCCTGGCTGCCCTGACTTCCCTGCGTTCCCGCGTCACCCTGGCTGCCCTGGACTCCGGCACCGCCCTGGCTGCCCTGCGGCCCGACACCACCCTGGCTGCCCTGCGCGCCCTCGTCGCCCTGGCTGCCCTGGCTTCCCTGGCTGCCTGCACTGCCCTGGCTGCCCTGCGCGCCGGCGGTGCCCTGGCTGCCCTGATTGCCCTGCGGGCCGATATCGCCCTGGCTGCCCTGGACTCCGGCACCGCCCTGGCTGCCCTGCGGCCCGGTACCACCCTGGCTGCCCTGGGCTCCGGCGTCGCCTTGTGTGCCCTGGCTTCCCTGGCTGCCTGCACTGCCCTGGCTGCCCTGCGCGCCAGCGGTGCCCTGGCTGCCCTGACTTCCCTGCGCCCCCGCATCACCCTGGCTTCCCTGAACTCCGGCACCGCCCTGGCTACCCTGCGGCCCGACACCACCCTGGCTGCCCTGCGCGCCCTCGTCGCCCTGACTGCCCTGGCTTCCCTGGCTGCCTGCACTGCCCTGGCTGCCCTGAGCACCGGCGGTGCCCTGGCTGCCCTGACTTCCCTGCGTTCCCGCGTCACCCTGGCTGCCCTGGACTCCGGCACCGCCCTGGCTGCCCTGCGGCCCGACACCACCCTGGCTGCCCTGCGCGCCCTCGTCGCCCTGGCTGCCCTGGCTTCCCTGGCTGCCTGCACTGCCCTGGCTGCCCTGCGCGCCGGCGGTGCCCTGGCTGCCCTGATTGCCCTGCGGGCCGATATCGCCCTGGCTGCCCTGGACTCCGGCACCGCCCTGGCTGCCCTGCGGCCCGGTACCACCCTGGCTGCCCTGGGCTCCGGCGTCGCCTTGTGTGCCCTGGCTTCCCTGGCTGCCTGCACTGCCCTGGCTGCCCTGCGCGCCAGCGGTGCCCTGGCTGCCCTGACTTCCCTGCGCCCCCGCATCACCCTGGCTTCCCTGAACTCCGGCACCGCCCTGGCTACCCTGCGGCCCGACACCACCCTGGCTGCCCTGCGCGCCCTCGTCGCCCTGACTGCCCTGACTTCCCTGGCTGCCTGCACTGCCCTGGCTGCCCTGAGCACCGGCGGTGCCCTGGCTGCCCTGACTTCCCTGCGGGCCGATATCGCCCTGGCTTCCCTGAACTCCGGCACCGCCCTGGCTACCCTGCGGCCCGACACCACCCTGGCTGCCCTGCGCGCCCTCGTCGCCCTGACTGCCCTGACTTCCCTGGCTGCCCGTACTGCCCTGGCTGCCCTGAGCACCGGCGGTGCCCTGGCTGCCCTGACTTCCCTGCGCCCCCGCATCACCCTGGCTGCCCTGGACTCCGGCACCGCCCTGGCTGCCCTGCGGCCCGGTACCGCCCTGGGTGCCCTGGGCTCCGGCGTCGCCTTGTGTGCCCTGGCTGCCCTGGGCTCCGGCGTCGCCCTGGCTGCCCTGCGGCCCGGCACCGCCCTGGCTCCCCTGGAAACCCTGCGTCCCCATATCGCCCTGGCCACCTTGGACTCCGGCGTCGCCCTGGCTGCCCTGGCTGCCCTGCGGGCCGATATCGCCCTGGCTGCCCTGGCTGCCGACTTCCCCCTGGCTACCCTGGACGCCGGCCCCTCCCTGGAACCCCTGGCTGCCCTGGGAACCCTGACTGCCCTGGAACCCCTGGACACCAGTTTCACCCTGACTGCCCTGACTGCCCTGGAAACCCTGGGCGCCGGGGCTGCCCTGACTGCCCTGCGGGCCGGCTCCCGAACCACCCGGACTACCCTGCGCACCCTGGAAACCCTGCGGACCGATACCACCCTGAGCACCCTGCACACCGGCGCCACCCTGGACACCGGGACCACCCTGGCTGCCAGCGACGCCCTGAGACCCCGGCGTGCCCATGTCGCCCTGCGCCCCCTGACTGCCCTGACTGCCGGAACCACCCTGACTTCCCTGAGCTCCGGTGCCACCCTGAATGCCCTGGCTGCCCTGGGCTCCGGTACCGCCCTGGTTGCCCTGCGCCCCGAGACTGCCCTGGCTGCCCTGGCTGCCGGTGCCGCCTTCGGTGCCCTGGCTGCCCTGCGGTCCTGGACCGCCCTGGCTGCCCTGGCTGCCGGGACCGCCCTGGAAGCCTTGGCTGCCCTGCGCGCCCTCGCCGCCCTGGCTTCCCTGCGCCCCCGCATCGCCCTGGCTGCCCTGCACACCGGGACCGCCCTGGCTGCCCTGGCTGCCTACATCGCCCTGACTGCCCTGACTTCCCTGCGTTCCCGCGTCACCCTGGCTGCCCTGCACACCGGGACCGCCCTGGCTGCCCTGGGCTCCCGTACCACCCTGGCCGCCCTGACTTCCCTGCGCCCCCGCATCGCCCTGACTGCCCTGCGCACCCGGACCACCCTGACTGCCCTGCGCGCCCTCGTCGCCCTGACTGCCCTGACTTCCCTGCGCCCCCGCATCACCCTGACTGCCCTGCACACCCGGACCGCCCTGGCTGCCCTGGGCTCCCGTACCGCCCTGGCCGCCCTGACTTCCCTGCGCCCCGGCATCGCCCTGACTGCCCTGCGCTCCCGGACCGCCCTGGCTGCCCTGCGCGCCCTCGTCGCCCTGACTGCCCTGACTTCCCTGCGCCCCCGCATCGCCCTGGCTGCCCTGCACACCGGGACCGCCCTGGCTGCCCTGGGCTCCCGTACCACCCTGGCCGCCCTGACTTCCCTGCGCCCCGGCATCGCCCTGACTGCCCTGCACACCGGGACCGCCCTGGCTGCCCTGGCTGCCTACATCGCCCTGACTGCCCTGACTTCCCTGCGTTCCCGCGTCACCCTGGCTGCCCTGCACACCGGGACCGCCCTGGCTGCCCTGGGCTCCCGTACCACCCTGGCCGCCCTGACTTCCCTGCGCCCCCGCATCGCCCTGACTGCCCTGCGCACCCGGACCACCCTGACTGCCCTGCGCGCCCTCGTCGCCCTGACTGCCCTGACTTCCCTGCGCCCCCGCATCACCCTGACTGCCCTGCACACCCGGACCGCCCTGGCTGCCCTGGGCTCCCGTACCGCCTTGGCCGCCCTGACTTCCCTGCGCCCCGGCGTCGCCCTGGCTGCCCTGCGCTCCGGGACCGCCCTGGCTGCCCTGGCTGCCTACATCGCCCTGACTGCCCTGACTTCCCTGCGCCCCCGCGTCACCCTGACTGCCCTGCACACCGGGACCGCCCTGGCTGCCCTGGGCGCCCGTACCACCCTGGCCGCCCTGACTTCCCTGCGCCCCCGCATCGCCCTGACTGCCCTGCGCACCCGGACCACCCTGACTGCCCTGCGCGCCCTCGTCGCCCTGACTGCCCTGACTTCCCTGCGCCCCCGCATCACCCTGACTGCCCTGCACACCCGGACCGCCCTGGCTGCCCTGGCTGCCGACATCGCCCTGACTGCCTTCGCCGCCCTGTGGACCGATACCGCCCTGGCTTCCCTGCGGACCGGTGTCGCCCTGACTGCCCTGGACTCCGGCGCCCCCTTGGAACCCCTGGCTGCCCTGGAAGCCCTGGCTGCCCTGGTCCCCTTGGGCGCCGGTGTTGCCCTGGACTCCCTGGCTGCCTTGGCTGCCCTGGAATCCCTGGGTGCCGGGGCTGCCCTGACTGCCCTGCGGGCCGGCTCCCGAACCACCCGGACTGCCCTGCGCACCCTGGAAACCCTGCGGGCCGATACCGCCCTGGGCACCCTGAACACCGGCGCCACCCTGGACACCGGGACCACCCTGGGTGCCAGGGACGCCCTGAGATCCTGGCGTGCCGGCGTCGCCCTGAAAACCCTGACCGCCTTGGCTTCCCTGGGTTCCGACCCCGCCCTGATTGCCCTGATTTCCCTGCGGGCCGGCGTCTCCCTGACTGCCCTGCGAGCCCGTACTGCCCTGGTTGCCCTGCGCCCCGGCACCGCCCTGACCGCCCTGGCTACCCTGGGCTCCGGCGGTCCCCTGGCTACCCTGCGGGCCGGCGTCACCCTGACTGCCCTGCGCCCCGAGACCGCCCTGACTGCCCGAACCTCCCTGCGGGCCGGCATCGCCCTGACTGCCCTGGGCTCCGGTACCGCCCTGGTTGCCCTGCGCCCCGGCACCGCCCTGGCCGCCCTGGCTACCCTGGATTCCGGCGGTCCCCTGGCTACCCTGCGGACCGGCATCACCCTGACTGCCCTGCGCCCCGAGACCGCCCTGACTGCCCGAACCTCCCTGCGCCCCAGCATCGCCCTGACTGCCCTGGGCTCCGGTACCGCCCTGGTTGCCCTGCGCCCCGGCACCGCCCTGGTTTCCTTGGCTGCCCTGGCTTCCGGCGGTCCCCTGACTTCCCTGCGGGCCGGCGTCACCCTGACTGCCCTGCGCCCCGAGACCGCCCTGACTGCCCTGGGCACCGGTACCACCCTGGCTGCCCTGACTGCCCTGGGCTCCGGTACCGCCCTGGTTGCCCTGCGCGCCGAGACCGCCCTGGTTTCCTTGGCTGCCCTGGCTTCCGGCGGTCCCCTGACTTCCCTGCGGACCGGCGCCTCCCTGACTGCCCTGCGCCCCAAGACCGCCCTGACTGCCCGAACCTCCCTGCGGGCCGGCGTCTCCCTGACTGCCCTGCGAGCCCGTACCGCCCTGGTTGCCCTGCGCGCCGAGACCGCCCTGGCTGCCCTGGCTGCCCTGGCTTCCGGCGGTCCCCTGGCTACCCTGCGGGCCGGCGTCACCCTGACTGCCCTGCGCCCCAAGACCGCCCTGACTGCCCTGGGCACCGGTACCACCCTGGCTGCCCTGACTGCCCTGGGTCCCGGTACCGCCCTGGTTGCCCTGCGCCCCGGCACCGCCCTGGCTGCCCTGGCTGCCCTGGCTTCCGGCAGTCCCCTGACTTCCCTGCGGGCCCGCGTCACCCTGACTGCCCTGCGCCCCAAGACCGCCCTGACTGCCCTGGGCACCGGTACCACCCTGGCTGCCCTGACTGCCCTGGGTCCCGGTACCGCCCTGGTTGCCCTGCGCCCCGGCACCGCCCTGGTTTCCTTGGCTGCCCTGGCTTCCGGCAGTCCCCTGACTTCCCTGCGGACCGGCGTCACCCTGACTGCCCTGCGCCCCAAGACCGCCCTGACTGCCCTGGGCACCGGTACCACCCTGGCTGCCCTGACTGCCCTGGGCTCCGGTACCGCCCTGGTTGCCCTGCGCCCCGAGACCGCCCTGGTTTCCTTGGCTGCCCTGGCTTCCGGCGGCCCCCTGACTTCCCTGCGGACCGGCGCCTCCCTGACTGCCCTGCGCCCCAAGACCGCCCTGACTGCCCTGACTTCCCTGCGGGCCTGCCACACCCTGGTTGCCCTGGGACCCGGTGCCCTGAGAACCCTGACTGCCCTGGGAGCCCTGACTGCCTTGGGAGCCCTGGGACCCGGTGCCCTGACTGCCCTGCGTGCCCTGGAATCCCTGCGTGCCTTGGAAGCCCTGGGTGCCCTGCGTGCCCTGGGGGCCCTGCGTGCCTTGGGGGCCTTGGGGGCCCTGGGGACCGGGGTGCGGGCTCGGGTGCTCATGAGGCTTGCCATTGCCCGTCCCATGCCCGCCTGGTTCGTCCCCGTGGCCACCGTCGTCACCATGGCCACCCTGATCACCATGGCCACCCTGATCACCGTCGCCACCGTGACCACCGTCGCCACCATGGCCACCGTGATCACCGTCGCCACCATGACCACCATGACCACCATCGTCACCGTGACCACCGTCGCCACCATGACCACCGTCGCCACCGTGACCACCGTCGTCATCGGCCCTCCGCGGTGGGCGGGGCTCGAAGTCGGCACTCAGAGCACCGTTCGGGCCTGGCACACCGATGGAGTAATCGACGGACGTAGCTGTCGCGTTGGCTGGAGCGGCCGTTGA